The following coding sequences lie in one Mycobacterium gordonae genomic window:
- a CDS encoding Acg family FMN-binding oxidoreductase: MPRTLVETAVITNAVELACHAPSLHNTQPWRWVVSGSTVDLFLDPNRIVVSTDSSGREAVLSCGAALDHFRVAMAAVGWETHAEPFPNPNDLDHLASADFTPMAYVGRARRDRAEAIAVRRTDRRPFRAPHDWPSLQPLLRNCVDQNLVGIEVLSDDARPRLAEATRLSEALRRYDDSYQHELSWWTAPSRDHDGIPRAALVSEAEALGVGVNREFPTAAGEDHATRHDQAKIVLLSTPENSRADALHCGEALSAVLLECTVAGLATCPITHATELEPGREILRELTDGRATVPQVLIRVGISPSGPIPAATPRRPLGEVLEIVG, from the coding sequence ATGCCCCGAACGCTGGTCGAAACCGCGGTGATCACCAACGCCGTGGAGTTGGCGTGCCACGCCCCGTCGCTGCACAACACTCAGCCGTGGCGGTGGGTGGTCAGCGGCTCGACCGTCGACCTGTTCCTAGACCCGAACCGCATCGTCGTCTCGACCGACAGCTCGGGGCGGGAGGCCGTGCTCAGTTGTGGCGCCGCCCTCGACCACTTTCGGGTCGCGATGGCCGCCGTAGGTTGGGAAACCCACGCGGAGCCGTTTCCCAATCCGAACGACCTCGACCACCTGGCCTCGGCCGACTTCACGCCGATGGCGTATGTCGGACGGGCACGGCGCGACCGTGCTGAGGCGATCGCGGTTCGTCGCACCGACCGGCGCCCGTTCCGCGCGCCCCACGACTGGCCGTCGCTGCAGCCGCTGCTGCGCAACTGTGTGGACCAGAATCTGGTGGGGATCGAGGTCTTGAGCGACGACGCGCGGCCTCGGCTGGCGGAGGCGACTCGGCTCAGCGAGGCGCTGCGCCGCTACGACGACAGCTACCAGCACGAATTAAGTTGGTGGACAGCGCCATCCAGGGATCACGATGGTATCCCACGGGCTGCGCTGGTATCGGAGGCCGAAGCTCTCGGAGTCGGTGTGAACCGGGAATTCCCCACCGCCGCAGGCGAAGACCACGCCACCAGACATGATCAGGCGAAGATCGTGTTGCTGTCGACGCCCGAGAACAGCCGCGCGGACGCCCTGCATTGCGGCGAAGCGCTCTCCGCCGTCCTGCTGGAGTGCACGGTGGCTGGTCTGGCGACCTGCCCGATCACGCACGCAACGGAACTGGAGCCAGGTCGTGAGATCCTGCGTGAGCTCACCGACGGGCGGGCGACCGTTCCGCAGGTGCTGATCCGGGTCGGCATCTCACCGTCGGGTCCGATCCCGGCAGCGACCCCGCGGCGACCGCTGGGTGAGGTGCTGGAGATTGTCGGCTGA
- a CDS encoding PE family protein gives MSFAFVAPEVLASTATQVSEIGSTLTAANVAAAAHTARVLAAGADEVSVAIAALFSGHALDYQASSLQLAGFHQRFEQLMSAAGNLYAVAEAANASPLQMVERELLAVINTPTEILLGRPLIGDGASAPAGSGLPGGAGGLLYGNGGDGGSGGAGRAGGAGGSAGLIGNGGRGGDGGTAVNAGPGAAGGAGGTGGLLYGSGGVGGNGSAASPFITAPVIGGAGGPGGHAWVVGAGGAGGSGGAGTFAGAGGAGGSGGGGGWLYGNGGAGGGGGTGGTSAGSTATGGTGGAGGSGGHAGLIGDGGAGGFGGAGGDGDNSGGGGFGVVGGAGGNGGSGGNAGWLSGSAAVGGAGGSGGDGTGVGTGVGGAGGFGGTGGNAGLVGQGAMGGAGGDGGAGKAVGGDIAFGVGGAGGTGGSSGTGGWLYGSGGVGATGGIGGEGNAVNGVFGVGSTGGAGGNGGTGGGARLFGDGGGGGQGGSGGGGGLPGGGGGAGGRGGNAGLWGNGGVGGSGANEQSAAQSFVGTAGGNGGDGGDGGLWYGAGGRGGLGGNGGAGAFAGGTGGSGGNGGNSQLIGDGGQGGDGGQAGPSGGISALNGVGGTGGRSGQLFGKAGAAGVP, from the coding sequence ATGTCGTTCGCTTTTGTAGCTCCGGAGGTGCTGGCATCGACGGCGACACAGGTTTCAGAAATCGGTTCGACATTAACCGCGGCCAACGTCGCTGCGGCGGCTCACACGGCCAGGGTGCTAGCCGCGGGTGCTGACGAAGTATCGGTGGCGATCGCGGCCCTATTCTCCGGCCACGCTTTGGATTATCAGGCGAGCAGCCTGCAATTGGCGGGGTTTCACCAGCGCTTCGAGCAGCTTATGAGCGCTGCCGGAAACCTGTATGCGGTCGCCGAAGCGGCCAACGCGTCGCCCTTGCAGATGGTGGAGCGGGAACTGCTGGCGGTGATCAACACGCCCACTGAGATCTTGTTGGGGCGTCCGCTGATCGGCGATGGCGCGAGCGCGCCGGCCGGAAGCGGTTTGCCGGGCGGTGCAGGTGGGCTGCTCTATGGCAACGGCGGGGACGGCGGGTCCGGCGGGGCTGGCCGGGCCGGCGGTGCCGGCGGGAGTGCTGGCCTGATCGGCAACGGCGGCCGCGGTGGAGACGGCGGGACCGCCGTCAACGCCGGACCGGGTGCGGCCGGCGGGGCGGGAGGTACCGGTGGGTTGCTGTACGGCTCGGGCGGCGTCGGAGGCAATGGCAGCGCCGCCAGCCCCTTCATCACCGCACCTGTCATCGGCGGAGCCGGTGGGCCCGGTGGCCACGCCTGGGTCGTAGGCGCCGGAGGTGCCGGCGGAAGCGGTGGCGCCGGCACCTTCGCCGGTGCCGGCGGGGCCGGCGGGTCAGGCGGTGGGGGTGGATGGCTATATGGCAACGGCGGCGCCGGTGGAGGTGGTGGAACGGGCGGGACCAGCGCCGGAAGCACCGCGACAGGCGGGACCGGTGGTGCCGGCGGGTCAGGCGGCCACGCAGGTCTGATCGGCGATGGGGGAGCCGGCGGGTTCGGCGGGGCCGGAGGCGACGGTGACAATAGCGGCGGCGGTGGCTTCGGTGTCGTCGGCGGGGCTGGTGGTAATGGCGGCAGTGGCGGTAACGCCGGGTGGCTGTCTGGCTCGGCCGCCGTCGGCGGTGCTGGCGGAAGCGGCGGCGATGGCACCGGGGTGGGTACCGGAGTAGGCGGGGCCGGCGGGTTTGGCGGAACGGGCGGCAACGCCGGGCTAGTGGGCCAGGGTGCCATGGGCGGCGCTGGCGGGGATGGCGGCGCCGGCAAGGCAGTCGGCGGTGACATTGCATTTGGCGTCGGCGGGGCCGGCGGGACGGGCGGAAGCAGCGGGACCGGTGGGTGGTTGTACGGTTCCGGTGGCGTCGGCGCGACCGGGGGTATCGGTGGTGAGGGCAATGCTGTCAACGGCGTATTCGGTGTTGGAAGCACTGGCGGCGCCGGAGGTAATGGCGGCACCGGAGGCGGTGCCCGGCTGTTCGGCGATGGTGGCGGGGGAGGGCAAGGTGGAAGTGGCGGCGGCGGCGGACTCCCCGGCGGTGGCGGCGGCGCCGGCGGCCGCGGTGGAAACGCGGGGCTGTGGGGCAACGGTGGTGTCGGCGGGTCCGGCGCGAACGAGCAGTCGGCCGCGCAGTCCTTCGTGGGCACCGCCGGCGGCAACGGTGGTGACGGTGGTGACGGCGGCCTCTGGTACGGAGCCGGCGGTCGCGGCGGATTGGGCGGAAACGGTGGCGCTGGGGCTTTCGCCGGTGGGACCGGCGGGTCCGGAGGTAACGGCGGGAACAGTCAGCTGATCGGCGACGGCGGACAAGGCGGTGACGGCGGGCAAGCTGGGCCCTCTGGAGGCATTAGCGCACTGAACGGCGTCGGCGGGACAGGCGGCCGGAGCGGTCAATTGTTCGGCAAGGCGGGGGCCGCTGGCGTGCCTTAA
- the acsA gene encoding acetate--CoA ligase, producing the protein MDVIHKTSRDFRVPPNLADYEQTRTHFSFSDVPNLCQGMGEGKCNIAYAAVDRHANGPESTRTALRFLTEDGSHELTYAELSNRVTRFTGVLRALGIGKGDRVFAIMGRIPELYITMLGALRNGSVVSPLFSAFGPEPIATRVDIGQADVLVTTKAIYQRKIAKIHSGLASVRHVIVVDDGAHGEPPAGTVDFWQCMNAADEHAPVEPTTADDPALLHFTSGTTGTPKGAIHVHGAVAMHYVTGLYALDLHPDDIYWCTADPGWVTGTSYGIISPLLHGVTSIVDQTEFDAERWYRILQDEQVSVWYTAPTGIRMLIKAGPELPARFSFPHLRFIASVGEPLNPEAVWWGKRTLGLPIHDNWWQTETGGIMIANTPAFDIKPGSMGRPLPGVEACIVRDNDDGSVTVVDEPDVEGELALKPGWPSMFRGYLHADERYRKCFSDGLYLTGDLATRDADGYFWFVGRKDDVIKSAGHLIGPFEVESALTDHPAVAEAAVIGKPDPTVGAVIKAFVTLKDGYAASEELRLQLLGHARKRLGPAVAPKEIEFADSLPHTSSGKIMRRLLKARELGLPEGDTSTIEQPHPSQPQGASL; encoded by the coding sequence ATGGATGTGATTCACAAGACCTCACGCGATTTCCGCGTCCCGCCAAATCTTGCCGATTACGAGCAAACCCGCACGCACTTCAGCTTCTCGGATGTGCCGAATCTGTGCCAAGGCATGGGCGAAGGGAAATGCAACATCGCCTACGCCGCCGTCGACCGGCACGCGAACGGACCGGAAAGCACCCGCACCGCACTGCGATTCCTCACCGAAGACGGGTCCCACGAGCTGACCTATGCCGAGTTGAGTAACCGGGTCACCCGTTTCACCGGCGTGCTGCGCGCGCTGGGAATCGGCAAAGGCGACCGGGTGTTCGCCATTATGGGCCGCATCCCCGAGCTGTACATCACGATGCTCGGTGCCCTGCGCAACGGCAGCGTCGTCTCCCCTCTGTTCTCGGCCTTCGGCCCGGAACCGATCGCCACCAGGGTGGATATTGGCCAGGCAGATGTGCTGGTCACCACGAAGGCGATCTATCAGCGCAAGATCGCAAAAATCCACAGCGGTCTGGCCTCGGTGCGACACGTCATCGTGGTCGACGACGGCGCCCACGGCGAGCCGCCCGCAGGAACCGTCGATTTCTGGCAGTGCATGAACGCCGCCGACGAACACGCGCCGGTCGAGCCGACCACGGCTGACGACCCGGCGCTGCTGCACTTCACCAGCGGGACCACCGGCACCCCCAAAGGGGCCATCCACGTCCATGGCGCCGTCGCCATGCACTACGTGACGGGCTTGTACGCGCTCGACCTTCACCCTGACGACATCTATTGGTGCACAGCGGATCCCGGCTGGGTCACCGGCACCTCGTACGGGATCATCAGCCCGCTGCTGCACGGGGTGACATCCATCGTCGACCAGACCGAATTCGACGCGGAACGGTGGTACCGGATCCTGCAGGACGAACAGGTATCGGTCTGGTACACCGCGCCGACCGGCATCAGGATGTTGATCAAAGCCGGGCCGGAACTGCCCGCGCGATTCAGCTTTCCGCACCTGCGTTTCATCGCCAGCGTGGGCGAGCCACTCAATCCCGAAGCCGTGTGGTGGGGGAAACGGACCCTGGGCTTGCCGATTCACGACAACTGGTGGCAGACCGAGACGGGCGGCATCATGATTGCCAACACGCCTGCTTTCGACATCAAGCCGGGCTCGATGGGCCGACCGCTGCCCGGGGTCGAGGCGTGCATCGTGCGCGACAATGACGACGGCAGCGTCACCGTTGTCGATGAACCCGACGTGGAAGGCGAGCTTGCGCTCAAGCCCGGTTGGCCGTCGATGTTCCGCGGCTACCTGCACGCCGACGAGAGATACCGAAAGTGTTTCAGCGACGGGCTGTATCTGACCGGCGACCTGGCCACGCGAGATGCCGACGGCTACTTCTGGTTCGTCGGCCGCAAAGACGACGTGATCAAGTCCGCCGGGCACCTGATCGGTCCGTTCGAAGTCGAGAGCGCCCTGACCGACCATCCGGCGGTGGCCGAGGCGGCCGTCATCGGTAAGCCGGACCCCACCGTCGGTGCTGTCATCAAAGCCTTCGTCACCCTCAAGGACGGGTACGCGGCCAGCGAGGAACTCCGCTTGCAACTGCTCGGGCATGCCCGCAAGCGACTCGGACCTGCCGTGGCGCCCAAGGAGATCGAATTCGCCGACTCGTTGCCGCACACCAGCAGCGGCAAGATCATGCGCCGGCTGTTGAAGGCCCGCGAACTCGGGCTGCCCGAAGGTGACACGTCCACGATCGAACAACCGCACCCATCTCAACCTCAAGGAGCGTCGCTGTGA
- the pdhA gene encoding pyruvate dehydrogenase (acetyl-transferring) E1 component subunit alpha, with product MTEKDLTHSLLSDMVRVRRMEEKCAELYSAAKIRGFLHLYVGEEAVAAGSLRALTDDDAVVATYREHAHALLRGIPMTRIMAEMFGKQEGCSRGRGGSMHLFDATRHFYGGNAIVAGGLPLAVGIALADSMLKRNRVTACYFGDGAVAEGAFHESLNMAVLWNLPVLFLCENNLYAMGTSLERAQSQTDLTAKAAAYRVDALTVDGMDVEACYEATRKGVDHVRSTGGPFFIEFRTYRFRAHSMFDPDLYRTKAEVEHWRERDPIDLFIQRRRADGLLTDADVRDIEDATATEIADAVAYAEAGTREDVADLARDVLTPLEAAR from the coding sequence GTGACGGAGAAGGACCTGACGCACTCGTTGCTATCGGACATGGTGCGGGTGCGCCGGATGGAAGAGAAGTGCGCCGAACTCTATAGCGCGGCCAAGATTCGCGGCTTTCTGCATCTCTACGTCGGCGAGGAAGCCGTTGCGGCGGGGTCGCTGCGCGCGTTGACCGACGACGACGCGGTGGTGGCGACGTACCGCGAGCACGCGCACGCACTGCTGCGCGGCATCCCGATGACCCGGATCATGGCCGAGATGTTCGGCAAGCAGGAAGGCTGCTCGCGCGGGCGCGGGGGGTCCATGCACCTCTTCGACGCCACCCGGCACTTCTACGGCGGCAACGCGATCGTCGCAGGCGGGCTGCCGCTGGCGGTCGGCATCGCACTCGCCGACTCCATGCTGAAGCGAAACCGCGTGACGGCGTGCTACTTCGGTGACGGAGCGGTGGCCGAGGGCGCTTTCCACGAGTCGCTGAACATGGCCGTGTTGTGGAATCTGCCGGTGTTGTTCCTGTGCGAGAACAACCTTTACGCCATGGGCACCTCGCTGGAGCGGGCGCAGTCGCAGACCGACCTCACCGCGAAGGCGGCGGCATACCGCGTCGACGCGCTGACCGTCGACGGCATGGACGTCGAAGCGTGTTACGAGGCCACCCGCAAAGGGGTCGACCATGTCCGCAGCACCGGCGGTCCGTTTTTCATCGAGTTCCGCACCTACCGGTTCCGGGCACACTCGATGTTCGACCCCGACCTGTACCGGACCAAAGCCGAAGTCGAACACTGGCGCGAGCGAGACCCCATCGATCTGTTCATCCAGCGGCGTCGTGCCGATGGCCTGCTCACCGACGCCGACGTCCGTGACATCGAAGACGCAACGGCCACCGAGATCGCCGACGCGGTGGCCTACGCCGAAGCCGGAACCCGGGAAGACGTGGCCGATCTGGCGCGTGACGTGCTCACCCCGCTGGAGGCGGCGCGATGA
- a CDS encoding alpha-ketoacid dehydrogenase subunit beta: MKTTYRTAVHDAIRDALRDDPRVVLMGEDVGRYGGTYAASKGLLEEFGEERVRDTPLSELGFVGIGIGAALNGLRPIVEIMTVNFSLLALDQIVNTAAALRHMSGGQFSVPIVVRMATGAGRQLAAQHSHSLEPWYAHIPGIKVLAPATVEDAYGMLGPALADPDPVIIFEHVQLYNTSTDIDTLEPTDITKAAIRREGGDVTLIAYGGCVGKALDAANELSLAGIDSEVVDLRVLRPLDTETILESVRKTHRAVAIDEAWRTGSLAGEISAVIMEGAFYDLDAPVGRVCSEEVPIPYAKHLEEEALPQPHKIVAAVHELFGDRS, translated from the coding sequence ATGAAAACGACCTACCGCACCGCCGTCCACGACGCGATCCGGGACGCGCTGCGTGACGACCCCCGCGTGGTTTTGATGGGCGAGGACGTGGGGCGCTACGGCGGAACGTACGCGGCGTCCAAGGGCCTGCTGGAAGAATTCGGCGAGGAGCGGGTCCGCGATACCCCGCTCTCCGAACTAGGTTTCGTCGGCATTGGTATCGGCGCCGCCCTCAACGGGTTGCGCCCGATCGTCGAAATCATGACGGTGAACTTCAGCCTGTTGGCCCTCGACCAGATCGTCAATACCGCTGCGGCGCTGCGTCATATGTCCGGCGGTCAGTTCTCGGTGCCGATCGTGGTCCGGATGGCGACCGGGGCCGGGCGGCAACTCGCCGCGCAGCATTCGCACAGCCTGGAACCGTGGTATGCCCACATCCCCGGCATCAAGGTGCTGGCGCCGGCGACGGTCGAAGACGCCTACGGCATGCTCGGACCGGCACTGGCCGATCCGGACCCGGTGATCATCTTCGAACACGTCCAGCTCTACAACACCTCGACCGATATCGACACGTTGGAGCCCACGGACATCACCAAGGCGGCAATCCGCCGGGAAGGCGGCGACGTCACGCTGATCGCCTATGGCGGATGCGTCGGGAAGGCGCTGGACGCGGCGAACGAACTGTCGCTGGCCGGAATCGACAGCGAGGTGGTCGATCTGCGGGTGCTGCGACCGTTGGATACCGAGACGATCCTCGAATCGGTCCGCAAGACACACCGCGCCGTCGCCATCGACGAGGCTTGGCGCACCGGCAGTTTGGCGGGCGAGATCTCGGCGGTGATCATGGAGGGCGCGTTCTACGACCTGGATGCGCCGGTCGGCCGGGTGTGCAGCGAAGAGGTGCCCATTCCGTACGCGAAACACCTTGAGGAGGAGGCACTTCCGCAGCCGCACAAGATCGTGGCCGCCGTGCACGAACTGTTCGGGGATCGATCATGA
- a CDS encoding dihydrolipoamide acetyltransferase family protein, whose product MIEFTMPALGSDMDEGTLNEWLVKPGDKVTRGQVVAVIETTKASVEIECWHEGTIDELVVPVGETVAVGAVLATLREAGEAATAPMPPAAEKPQKKPPRKRAPKAPDKAPQPATVAPAPVRPAGPQHRRWVSPAARRLAGNLNVDLDGVSGTGPGGAVTIVDVEHAAATRRPVKKPAVKPAGERMSMAERGAAMRQSIAAAMSRSKREIPHYYLADEILMDTALTWLTARNAQRPITERVLPAVLQLKAVALAAQRFKEFSGFWREDGFQPAPAVHVGVAISLRGGGLVAPAIHDVAEKKLDELMSDLTDLVARARAGSLRSSEMSDPTITVTNLGDQGVDTVFGVIYPPQVALVGFGKTTQRVCVIDGGIRVVNAVQGTLAADHRASDGHRGALFLAAINELLQQPDVLEK is encoded by the coding sequence ATGATCGAGTTCACCATGCCCGCGCTGGGCTCGGACATGGACGAAGGCACGCTCAACGAGTGGCTGGTCAAACCCGGTGACAAGGTAACCCGCGGCCAGGTCGTCGCCGTGATCGAAACCACCAAGGCCTCGGTGGAAATCGAGTGCTGGCACGAGGGCACCATCGACGAGCTGGTGGTCCCGGTCGGCGAAACCGTGGCAGTGGGAGCGGTATTGGCCACCCTGCGGGAGGCGGGCGAAGCCGCCACCGCACCCATGCCGCCGGCCGCCGAGAAACCGCAGAAGAAGCCACCCCGCAAACGCGCCCCGAAAGCGCCGGACAAGGCTCCCCAGCCGGCCACCGTTGCGCCGGCTCCGGTGCGGCCGGCCGGGCCACAACACCGCCGCTGGGTCTCCCCCGCCGCGCGCCGGCTGGCGGGCAACCTGAACGTCGACCTGGACGGGGTCAGCGGCACCGGCCCCGGGGGCGCGGTGACGATCGTCGACGTCGAGCACGCCGCCGCCACCCGGCGACCGGTCAAGAAGCCGGCTGTCAAACCCGCCGGCGAACGCATGTCCATGGCCGAGCGGGGGGCCGCGATGCGACAGTCGATCGCGGCCGCCATGAGCCGCTCCAAACGCGAGATCCCGCACTACTACCTGGCCGACGAGATCCTGATGGACACCGCGTTGACCTGGCTCACCGCCCGAAATGCGCAGCGGCCCATCACCGAGCGCGTGCTGCCGGCCGTCCTGCAACTCAAGGCGGTCGCCCTGGCCGCGCAGCGCTTCAAAGAGTTCAGCGGCTTCTGGCGCGAAGACGGCTTCCAGCCCGCGCCCGCGGTGCACGTCGGTGTCGCCATCTCGTTGCGCGGCGGCGGTCTGGTGGCACCCGCAATTCACGACGTGGCCGAGAAGAAGCTCGACGAGCTGATGAGCGACCTCACCGACCTGGTGGCGCGGGCCCGCGCTGGTTCACTGCGCAGCTCAGAGATGTCCGATCCCACCATCACCGTCACCAACCTGGGCGACCAGGGCGTCGACACCGTGTTCGGCGTAATCTACCCGCCGCAGGTCGCCCTGGTCGGCTTCGGCAAGACGACGCAGCGGGTCTGCGTCATCGACGGCGGAATCCGCGTCGTCAACGCCGTGCAAGGCACCCTCGCCGCCGACCACCGGGCCAGCGACGGACACCGCGGCGCCCTGTTCTTGGCCGCCATCAACGAACTGCTGCAACAACCCGACGTCCTGGAGAAGTGA
- a CDS encoding acyl carrier protein, which translates to MATNEDTRDVVLSVLTTIAPEVDADDITDDDLLRDQVDLDSMDWLNFLLGIHKRFNVDIPESDYASLRTLSDVVGYVETHAPAATR; encoded by the coding sequence ATGGCAACGAACGAAGACACTCGCGATGTGGTTCTGTCGGTGCTGACCACCATCGCGCCGGAGGTGGATGCCGACGACATCACCGACGACGACTTGCTGCGCGATCAGGTCGACCTGGACTCGATGGACTGGCTGAACTTCCTGCTCGGTATCCACAAGCGCTTCAACGTCGACATTCCGGAGTCCGATTACGCGTCGCTACGCACGCTGTCAGATGTGGTCGGCTACGTCGAAACTCACGCGCCGGCCGCAACGCGGTGA
- a CDS encoding PE family protein, whose amino-acid sequence MSAVIVVPEMLATAVQDVASIGTSLNEANAAAAASTTEMLSAGADEVSQAVATLFSGYAQQYQSLTAQTAEFHQSFVQTLNAAGAAYAGAEAASVSPLQELASNVLGVVNAPTQALLGRPLIGNGAHGTAANPNGGAGGLLLGNGGNGFSFTSGGTQNGGSGGAAGLIGNGGAGGNGFLGGAGGMGGSGGWLLGSGGAGGAGGAVTGVGLVGGAGGAGGNAPLFGLGGNGGAGGRSEVATGGVGGAGGNTPWFGWGGNGGAGGASGLATGGAGGAGGAGGGLGAVGGAGGPGGIGGFTGGAGGAGGAGGAATGLLFGLSGAGGPGGVGNVGGAGGAGGAGQGGFFGIGGAGGDGGGAVGPSGIGGAGGAGGNMAALVGYAQGGVGGGAGLGQIAGGAGGQGGIGAALAGVGVGGAGGIGGAANDFGGAAGQGGQGVAVTGVGVGGAGGIGGAAVVLGGAGGHGGQGAVLTGVGAGGAGGAGGSNFAGSGGNGGDGGDGGGLASFGVGGNGGNAGSGGGFAKGGNGGNAGAVANGSFVPTLVGFGGNGGNGINGGTGGTGGSGGILAGASGTNGSS is encoded by the coding sequence ATGTCTGCCGTGATCGTAGTCCCGGAAATGCTCGCAACGGCGGTGCAGGATGTGGCAAGTATCGGTACGTCGCTGAACGAGGCCAACGCGGCGGCCGCGGCCTCCACAACCGAGATGCTGTCGGCTGGTGCTGACGAGGTCTCGCAGGCCGTTGCGACACTCTTTAGTGGGTACGCCCAGCAGTACCAGTCGCTGACCGCTCAGACCGCGGAGTTTCATCAGAGTTTTGTCCAAACGTTAAATGCTGCCGGCGCGGCGTATGCGGGCGCTGAAGCGGCGAGTGTGTCGCCGTTGCAGGAGTTGGCCAGCAATGTGTTGGGTGTGGTGAACGCGCCCACTCAGGCGTTGTTGGGCCGTCCGCTGATCGGCAACGGCGCCCATGGAACGGCGGCAAATCCCAACGGCGGTGCGGGTGGGTTGTTGTTGGGCAACGGCGGTAATGGCTTCAGCTTCACCAGCGGCGGCACTCAGAACGGCGGAAGTGGTGGTGCGGCGGGACTGATCGGCAACGGCGGGGCCGGTGGAAACGGTTTCTTGGGTGGGGCCGGTGGAATGGGCGGTAGTGGTGGGTGGCTACTCGGCAGCGGCGGGGCCGGCGGTGCCGGGGGTGCGGTGACCGGTGTTGGCTTGGTAGGCGGTGCTGGTGGGGCCGGCGGCAACGCCCCACTGTTCGGCTTGGGCGGCAATGGCGGGGCCGGGGGTCGTTCTGAGGTGGCAACCGGCGGAGTCGGCGGCGCCGGTGGCAACACCCCGTGGTTCGGTTGGGGTGGCAACGGCGGGGCTGGGGGTGCCTCTGGACTGGCAACTGGCGGGGCCGGCGGCGCCGGCGGCGCGGGCGGCGGGCTCGGCGCTGTCGGTGGTGCTGGCGGGCCGGGCGGAATAGGTGGTTTCACTGGCGGTGCGGGGGGCGCCGGCGGCGCGGGCGGCGCCGCAACCGGCCTGCTTTTTGGACTGAGCGGGGCCGGCGGGCCCGGCGGCGTAGGCAACGTCGGCGGTGCCGGGGGTGCCGGCGGCGCTGGACAGGGTGGATTCTTTGGTATCGGCGGTGCCGGTGGCGACGGCGGTGGCGCAGTCGGTCCTAGCGGCATCGGCGGTGCCGGAGGCGCCGGCGGTAACATGGCCGCCCTTGTCGGATACGCCCAGGGCGGTGTCGGCGGCGGTGCTGGGTTGGGTCAAATCGCCGGCGGCGCGGGCGGCCAGGGCGGCATCGGCGCTGCGCTCGCCGGCGTGGGCGTCGGCGGTGCCGGAGGCATCGGTGGAGCTGCCAACGACTTTGGCGGCGCGGCGGGCCAGGGCGGTCAGGGCGTCGCGGTCACCGGGGTGGGTGTCGGCGGTGCCGGTGGCATCGGTGGCGCCGCGGTCGTTTTGGGCGGCGCGGGTGGCCACGGCGGCCAGGGCGCTGTGCTCACGGGCGTTGGCGCCGGTGGTGCTGGCGGTGCCGGGGGATCCAATTTCGCTGGGTCTGGCGGCAACGGCGGCGATGGCGGCGATGGCGGCGGCCTTGCCAGCTTTGGCGTCGGCGGAAACGGGGGCAACGCCGGCAGCGGCGGCGGGTTTGCCAAAGGCGGCAACGGCGGCAACGCCGGGGCAGTTGCCAACGGCTCCTTCGTCCCGACGCTTGTCGGTTTCGGCGGTAACGGCGGCAACGGCATCAACGGTGGGACCGGCGGCACCGGCGGCAGCGGCGGCATACTTGCGGGCGCTAGCGGGACGAACGGATCGTCATAG
- a CDS encoding alpha/beta fold hydrolase → MSDSAEPRGPDLREIDTPVGALRYYDHGSDHDSDGPVVLFLHGSGPGVSGWRNFRGVLPTFAEQFRCLVLEFPGFGVTDDFGGHPMITAQGVVAPFLDALEVDRVHIVGNSMGGGVGVNFAIRYPDRIDRLVTIGGIGTNTFSPGPSEGIRLLQEFTENPTRQRLVDWLKSMVYDQSLVTDELVEERWQLAGDPETLASARRMYGKAAYAAMMAAMATTDRPMPWAVMHKVAAPTLLTWGRDDRVSPLDMAIIPMRTIPNAELHVFPNCGHWAMIEAKAAFESVVLAFLNRGVTGR, encoded by the coding sequence GTGTCTGACAGCGCTGAACCACGCGGACCCGACCTGCGTGAAATCGATACTCCGGTGGGCGCTTTGCGGTACTACGACCATGGCTCAGACCATGACTCGGACGGGCCGGTGGTGCTCTTTCTGCACGGGTCCGGGCCCGGAGTTAGCGGCTGGCGCAACTTCCGCGGCGTGCTGCCGACGTTCGCCGAGCAATTCCGGTGCCTGGTCTTGGAATTCCCCGGCTTCGGCGTCACCGACGACTTCGGTGGGCACCCGATGATCACCGCTCAGGGGGTCGTGGCACCGTTCCTGGACGCGCTCGAGGTGGACCGTGTCCATATCGTCGGCAATTCGATGGGCGGCGGCGTCGGCGTCAATTTCGCCATCCGGTACCCCGACCGCATCGATCGGTTGGTGACGATCGGCGGCATCGGCACCAACACCTTCAGCCCCGGCCCGAGCGAGGGCATCCGACTACTGCAGGAGTTCACCGAGAATCCCACCCGGCAACGGCTCGTGGACTGGCTCAAGTCGATGGTCTACGACCAGTCGCTGGTCACCGACGAGCTGGTCGAGGAGCGCTGGCAGCTGGCCGGCGACCCGGAGACGTTGGCTTCCGCGCGCCGGATGTACGGCAAGGCGGCGTACGCCGCGATGATGGCCGCGATGGCAACCACCGACCGACCGATGCCGTGGGCGGTCATGCACAAGGTGGCCGCCCCCACGCTGTTGACCTGGGGACGCGACGACCGGGTGAGCCCACTGGACATGGCGATCATCCCGATGCGCACCATCCCCAATGCGGAATTGCACGTGTTTCCCAACTGTGGGCACTGGGCGATGATCGAGGCCAAGGCCGCGTTCGAGAGCGTTGTGCTGGCATTTCTCAACCGCGGTGTCACAGGCCGTTGA